The Sphingomonas alpina genome has a segment encoding these proteins:
- the pncB gene encoding nicotinate phosphoribosyltransferase yields the protein MAVTDIATRTYDHGWRLDPIVRSLLDTDFYKLLMLQMIRHLHPDVQATFALINRSKAIRLAEVIDERELREQLDHARTLRFGKKELIWLAGNSFYGRERMFSPDFIAWLADFRLPEYQLRIVDGQFELTFDGPWTDTSMWEVPALAIVNELRSRAVLRGKGRFALDILYARGKARLWGKVERLRQLPDLVISDFGTRRRHGFLWQRWCVEALKEGLGERFIGTSNVLLAMDNDLEAIGTNAHELPMVQAALADDDAGVAVAPYRVLEDWRAHYDGNLLIALPDAFGTAAFLRNAPDWLADWTGFRPDSAPPIAGGEQIIAWWQAHGRDPRDKLLIFSDGMDVESIEATYRHFHGRVRMSFGWGTNLTNDFRDCDPDGAHGLEPISLVAKVIRANGRPAVKLSDNPAKATGDPTEIARYLRIFGGDGRAETKVEV from the coding sequence ATGGCCGTCACCGACATCGCAACCCGCACCTATGACCATGGCTGGCGGCTCGACCCGATCGTCCGCTCGCTGCTCGACACCGATTTCTACAAGTTGCTCATGCTGCAGATGATCCGCCATCTGCACCCGGATGTGCAGGCGACCTTCGCGCTGATCAATCGCAGCAAGGCAATCCGCCTGGCCGAGGTGATCGACGAACGCGAGCTGCGCGAACAACTCGACCATGCCCGCACCTTGCGCTTCGGCAAGAAGGAACTGATCTGGCTGGCCGGTAACAGTTTTTACGGGCGAGAACGCATGTTCAGCCCCGATTTCATCGCCTGGCTCGCCGACTTCCGGCTTCCCGAATATCAGCTGCGTATCGTTGACGGCCAGTTCGAGCTGACGTTCGACGGCCCCTGGACTGACACGAGCATGTGGGAAGTTCCGGCGCTCGCGATCGTCAACGAACTGCGTTCACGCGCCGTGCTCCGGGGCAAGGGGCGGTTCGCGCTCGACATCCTCTATGCGCGCGGCAAGGCGCGATTGTGGGGCAAGGTCGAGCGATTGCGCCAGCTTCCCGATCTCGTCATTTCCGATTTCGGCACGCGGCGGCGACACGGCTTTCTGTGGCAGCGCTGGTGCGTCGAGGCGCTCAAGGAAGGATTGGGCGAGCGCTTCATCGGCACGTCGAACGTGCTGCTGGCGATGGACAATGACCTGGAAGCGATCGGCACAAACGCGCACGAACTGCCGATGGTGCAGGCGGCTTTGGCCGATGACGATGCCGGTGTGGCTGTCGCACCCTATCGCGTGCTCGAGGACTGGCGCGCGCATTATGACGGCAATTTGCTGATCGCGCTGCCCGATGCATTCGGTACCGCCGCCTTTCTGCGCAACGCCCCCGACTGGCTTGCCGACTGGACCGGCTTTCGCCCCGACAGCGCTCCGCCGATTGCGGGCGGCGAGCAGATCATCGCCTGGTGGCAAGCGCATGGCCGCGACCCGCGCGACAAATTGCTGATCTTTTCCGACGGCATGGATGTGGAATCGATCGAGGCAACCTATCGCCATTTTCACGGCCGGGTGCGGATGAGCTTTGGCTGGGGCACCAATTTGACCAATGACTTCCGCGATTGCGACCCTGACGGCGCGCACGGACTGGAACCGATCTCGCTCGTCGCCAAGGTCATCCGCGCAAACGGCCGCCCCGCGGTCAAACTGTCCGATAATCCCGCCAAGGCAACCGGCGACCCGACCGAGATCGCACGCTATCTGCGCATCTTTGGAGGCGATGGCCGGGCCGAAACCAAGGTCGAGGTCTGA
- a CDS encoding FABP family protein yields the protein MSIFPADIFTEPTDVDPDTLANLGPLRRLAGTWQADKGIDLNPKADGPERRIFREHIVMEPIDPQANGPQLFYGLRYHIHINTPEEDITFHDQVGYWLWEPATGLVIQTVAIPRGQVLIASGQAAPDAATLELSATRGQTEYGICSTAFLEYAFRTDAYRIAINFEPDGSWSYVTDTTLTVHGRADPFSHRDQNTLRKIAEAEPNPLARLLKAKQG from the coding sequence ATGAGCATCTTTCCGGCCGACATCTTCACCGAACCGACCGATGTCGACCCCGACACGCTCGCCAATCTCGGTCCGTTGCGGCGGCTCGCCGGGACCTGGCAGGCCGACAAGGGCATCGACCTCAATCCCAAGGCGGACGGGCCGGAACGGCGCATCTTTCGCGAGCATATCGTGATGGAGCCGATCGACCCGCAGGCCAATGGCCCGCAACTATTCTACGGCTTGCGCTATCACATCCATATCAACACGCCCGAGGAGGATATCACCTTCCATGACCAGGTCGGCTATTGGCTGTGGGAGCCCGCGACCGGCCTGGTGATCCAGACCGTCGCCATCCCCCGTGGCCAGGTGCTGATCGCATCCGGGCAGGCAGCGCCCGATGCCGCGACGCTGGAACTGAGCGCGACGCGCGGGCAGACCGAGTACGGTATCTGCTCAACCGCTTTCCTCGAATATGCCTTTCGCACCGACGCCTATCGCATCGCCATCAACTTCGAGCCCGATGGGTCATGGAGCTATGTTACCGACACGACGCTGACCGTGCACGGCCGCGCCGATCCCTTCTCGCACCGCGACCAGAACACGCTGCGCAAGATCGCGGAGGCCGAGCCGAATCCGTTGGCGCGGTTGCTCAAGGCAAAGCAGGGCTGA
- a CDS encoding M1 family metallopeptidase produces MRIATVSLIALAAVLASCTAAKNGAAKAADDAPAVSQVLLTPDAKDIHSYANPAEARVTHVAIDLTTDFAAHTLSGSATLDVDAAPTAKQIVLDTRNLTVTAVTDAAGKPLPFTLGAVDPIHGAPLTVTLGPIDIKGARKIKIAYSTSPKADALQWLTPAQTAGKKLPYLFSQGEAILNRSWIPTQDSPGIRQTWEAKITVPEGLTAVMSGESKSALGQTAPHNMRTFSYVMDKPVAPYLIALAVGDLRFQATGPRTGIWTEPSMLEKSAKEFGELEKFVDAAESLYGPYRWGRYDLLVLPPSFPFGGMENPRLTFATPTAIAGDRSLVSLIAHELAHSWSGNLVTNATWNDFWLNEGFTSYFENRIMEKIYGPKRAAMEADLSWSDMQAAIKEAGGPASKDTQLRLDIPLNRSPDDGMTQIAYDKGATFLRTIEAAVGRAKWDAYLRAYFDRHAFQPQTTAGFLKDLRENLIKGDKALEAKIGIDQWAYQPGIPANAVHVTSDAFPAIDAAAKAFAAGGPVAAVPGNVTTQETMRFITQLPRTLPAERIKALDDRFAWSDTGNSEIRFVWLQLVLPNRYARGEKSAEQFLLAQGRRKFVAPLFTTLMGDGAHGQALAKRIYAEARAGYHPVTSGTVDKIVGWKTTQ; encoded by the coding sequence ATGCGTATCGCCACCGTTTCGCTGATTGCGCTCGCCGCTGTCCTCGCCTCTTGCACCGCCGCGAAAAATGGCGCGGCCAAGGCGGCCGATGACGCGCCCGCCGTGTCGCAAGTGCTGCTGACGCCGGATGCGAAGGACATTCACAGCTATGCCAACCCGGCCGAGGCGCGGGTCACGCATGTCGCGATCGATCTGACCACCGATTTTGCGGCGCACACCCTGTCGGGGAGCGCGACGCTCGATGTCGACGCAGCGCCAACCGCGAAGCAGATCGTCCTCGATACGCGCAACCTGACCGTCACTGCGGTGACCGATGCTGCGGGCAAGCCCTTGCCCTTCACGCTCGGGGCGGTCGACCCGATCCACGGCGCACCGCTGACCGTCACGCTTGGCCCCATCGATATAAAAGGGGCACGCAAGATCAAGATCGCCTATTCGACATCGCCCAAGGCCGATGCACTGCAATGGCTGACCCCGGCGCAGACCGCAGGCAAGAAATTGCCCTATCTGTTCAGCCAGGGCGAAGCGATCCTCAACCGCAGCTGGATCCCGACTCAGGATTCGCCCGGCATCCGCCAGACCTGGGAGGCCAAGATCACCGTGCCCGAGGGGCTGACCGCGGTGATGAGCGGCGAATCGAAATCGGCGCTGGGCCAGACCGCGCCCCATAACATGCGTACGTTCAGCTATGTGATGGACAAGCCGGTCGCGCCCTATCTGATCGCGCTGGCGGTCGGCGATTTGCGCTTCCAGGCAACGGGGCCGCGCACCGGCATCTGGACCGAGCCGTCGATGCTGGAGAAATCGGCCAAGGAATTTGGCGAACTGGAGAAGTTCGTCGATGCCGCCGAAAGCCTGTACGGACCGTATCGCTGGGGCCGCTACGACCTGCTCGTGCTGCCGCCGAGCTTTCCGTTCGGGGGGATGGAAAATCCGCGCCTGACCTTTGCCACGCCGACCGCGATTGCCGGCGACCGCAGCCTCGTCAGCCTGATCGCGCATGAACTGGCGCATAGCTGGTCGGGCAATCTCGTCACCAATGCGACGTGGAATGATTTCTGGCTGAATGAAGGCTTCACCAGCTATTTCGAGAACCGGATCATGGAGAAAATCTATGGCCCGAAACGCGCCGCGATGGAGGCCGATCTGTCATGGAGCGACATGCAGGCCGCGATCAAGGAAGCGGGCGGACCGGCGTCGAAGGATACGCAGCTGCGCCTCGACATTCCCCTCAACCGCTCGCCCGACGATGGCATGACCCAGATCGCCTATGACAAGGGCGCGACGTTCCTGCGCACGATCGAGGCCGCGGTGGGCCGCGCGAAATGGGACGCATATCTGCGCGCCTATTTCGACCGCCATGCCTTTCAACCGCAGACCACTGCCGGGTTCCTCAAGGATCTGCGCGAGAATCTGATCAAGGGCGACAAGGCGCTCGAGGCGAAGATCGGCATCGACCAATGGGCCTATCAGCCGGGTATCCCGGCCAATGCGGTGCATGTGACGTCCGACGCATTCCCGGCGATCGACGCGGCGGCCAAGGCGTTCGCCGCCGGCGGTCCGGTCGCGGCGGTGCCAGGCAATGTCACGACGCAGGAAACGATGCGCTTCATCACGCAATTGCCGCGCACGCTGCCGGCGGAGCGGATCAAGGCGCTCGATGATCGCTTCGCCTGGTCGGACACCGGCAATAGCGAGATTCGCTTCGTGTGGCTGCAGCTGGTGCTGCCGAATCGCTATGCGCGCGGTGAAAAATCGGCCGAGCAGTTCCTGCTCGCACAGGGGCGGCGCAAGTTCGTCGCGCCGCTATTCACCACGCTGATGGGTGACGGCGCGCACGGCCAGGCGCTGGCAAAACGAATCTATGCTGAGGCGCGGGCGGGCTATCACCCGGTCACATCGGGCACGGTCGACAAGATTGTCGGCTGGAAAACCACGCAATAA
- a CDS encoding CHAP domain-containing protein — protein sequence MNFRALAARFALVVSCALLTATPASAQFWQCAPYARTISGINIHGNANTWWGQAAGRYARGHAPKVGAVLSFASNGRMRLGHVAMVSGIVSDREVLLTHANWSRRGGIERNVRAVDVSAAGDWSLVKVWFASNGGLGTTAYVANGFIYSDGAPRQDDTLDEVAPVTMAAHQNSANGVLSLVDRVAF from the coding sequence ATGAATTTTCGGGCTTTGGCAGCGCGTTTTGCGCTGGTGGTATCGTGCGCCTTGCTGACGGCGACACCGGCTTCTGCCCAATTCTGGCAGTGCGCTCCCTATGCCCGCACCATTTCCGGCATCAACATTCATGGCAATGCCAACACCTGGTGGGGCCAGGCCGCTGGCCGTTACGCTCGTGGCCATGCTCCCAAGGTCGGCGCCGTCCTGTCCTTCGCCTCGAACGGTCGTATGCGTCTCGGCCATGTCGCGATGGTGTCGGGCATCGTCAGCGATCGTGAAGTTCTGCTCACCCATGCCAATTGGTCGCGCCGCGGCGGGATCGAACGCAATGTCCGCGCAGTCGACGTATCGGCAGCGGGCGACTGGAGCCTGGTCAAAGTGTGGTTCGCCAGCAATGGCGGCCTTGGCACGACCGCTTATGTCGCCAATGGCTTCATCTATTCGGACGGCGCACCGCGGCAGGACGACACGCTGGATGAGGTGGCCCCGGTGACGATGGCCGCTCATCAGAACAGCGCGAACGGCGTCCTCTCGCTGGTGGATCGCGTCGCTTTCTAA
- a CDS encoding cysteine hydrolase family protein: protein MRSFVVVVDVQGDFINPSGALPVAGAEALIAPMTAWLRALRPDDTAGVLFTADTHVPEIYARSEEAKEFPPHCMRGTPGWAPLLDPAAVDPAIRCYRLEKGVFDMWAEADVVIESIGKAEVRVPRDAFFARLKQDGVDHVRVIGVAADYCVRWAVEGLIERGFKVTIPGALTRGIVRQIDAVAAEEWAQADVSIS, encoded by the coding sequence GTGAGGAGCTTCGTGGTGGTGGTTGATGTGCAGGGCGATTTCATCAACCCCAGTGGCGCATTACCGGTGGCAGGTGCCGAAGCGCTGATTGCACCGATGACCGCATGGCTCCGCGCCTTGCGGCCGGATGACACTGCTGGCGTGCTGTTCACTGCCGATACCCATGTGCCGGAGATCTATGCGCGATCGGAGGAAGCGAAGGAGTTCCCGCCGCACTGCATGCGCGGCACCCCGGGCTGGGCACCGCTACTCGACCCGGCGGCGGTCGATCCTGCGATCCGCTGCTATCGCCTCGAAAAGGGGGTGTTCGATATGTGGGCGGAGGCCGATGTCGTGATCGAGTCGATCGGCAAGGCTGAGGTGCGGGTGCCGCGCGACGCGTTTTTCGCCAGGCTGAAGCAGGATGGTGTGGATCATGTTCGGGTGATTGGTGTCGCGGCCGATTATTGCGTCCGCTGGGCGGTCGAAGGGCTGATCGAGCGCGGGTTCAAGGTGACGATTCCAGGCGCGCTGACCAGGGGAATCGTGCGTCAGATCGATGCCGTCGCTGCCGAGGAATGGGCGCAAGCGGACGTTTCCATCAGCTAG
- the msrB gene encoding peptide-methionine (R)-S-oxide reductase MsrB — MIQNRRAFLTIAGSSAAAVALFGCRGATAGAPETFEYRLTDAEWKAKLSPAAYQTLRHESTERPGSSSLNNEHRAGIFSCAGCALPLYSSKTKFDSGTGWPSFWQPLANAVRTRKDSTLGFTRTEVHCRRCGGHLGHVFEDGPPPTGKRYCMNGVAMAFTLGKVPG, encoded by the coding sequence CCGCCGTCGCCCTGTTCGGGTGCCGCGGCGCCACCGCCGGTGCGCCCGAGACATTCGAATACCGGCTGACCGATGCCGAGTGGAAAGCCAAGCTCTCACCCGCCGCCTATCAGACGCTGCGCCATGAAAGCACCGAACGGCCGGGGTCGAGCTCGCTCAACAACGAACATCGCGCCGGCATCTTCTCCTGCGCGGGCTGCGCACTGCCGCTCTATTCATCGAAGACCAAGTTCGACAGCGGCACCGGCTGGCCGAGCTTCTGGCAACCGCTGGCGAATGCGGTACGCACGCGCAAGGACAGCACGCTCGGTTTCACCCGCACCGAAGTGCATTGCCGCCGCTGCGGCGGGCATCTCGGCCATGTCTTCGAGGATGGCCCGCCGCCGACCGGCAAGCGCTATTGCATGAATGGCGTGGCGATGGCGTTCACCCTGGGCAAGGTTCCCGGGTAG